From the genome of Miscanthus floridulus cultivar M001 chromosome 10, ASM1932011v1, whole genome shotgun sequence, one region includes:
- the LOC136490077 gene encoding uncharacterized protein, giving the protein MAKRDAQKKGGVMAKEWWKSRSNEQTIEDLVAMGVLHNKALAGWRAPEGESFPDPQPGEIVVFEDFFKRGFGIPVHPFLQGLCLYYEIGICNLHPNSILLVSTFIHLCEAYGGFQPHFDLFRHLFCLRKKGSGGSKIAGGVYLNLRDGMKAQYLHCPWNTSLDEWYKKWFYIREEPNTITLCDVGLIPEKKGSWSERPENLEQIAELLGMIPWGRLDGPSVVGNFISRRIQPCQKRIHPGFEYQGGADPTRTRKEPLDKMEIKARIGELFNLADPNYVALNAIEHAFKLARPPPKYDGRDRAGVFVSPPPGVEWPQATGPTAQTSARTDGVHWAVLETVEDASTRAAGKRPAASKRRQAIISQSDDEAEDADIFRLVPRKRRRQVGPSEQGGSSVPAVVTAPTTATQSTDEENMPLHPPTPVPEVGQVPVETAEQAEQGRSRRRSFATSFRKSKLSASTESPDQLAGCRTSPPKTAGQTAQQPAAEEPMAGTLPGAQQADDQTPVPEQNTSAPSTNPDEADTTASRELDLAEEQQPEVARNKGANATARGKAVMVVESANSGPPPPPELEAEEDEVEEVLGRPQDRRQHVYVSRYRNDEWVMHEEIPEAEETLRVERAAKRLVTEVQDVMKTARYRKRCFDQIEVVMKTNKELTAEVERLRRQLEATDQERTNQEAQNQNLVGQLKNTEQEKTGLEAEVTRLQGENRRALAECGRLKEDNEKLARRQSELQDHTNKMKDDLKILKVNAKRHLEAVIKERDDWKAQCLKAAEERDTWSKRCQEMATGIVPVLDLIDPALTEEELRTPQLGLVERCKQAWGWFQDFVKEAGEYTGAHVLSMVRAHYPLIDLQRLEAGYPKEIDPDQAEELRTTQLDLSSKIIGDINLCGGGTAPVQGMPSTSQLEMPSATSQPTEPAVSTSQAPVRPSPSA; this is encoded by the exons atggcgaagagagacgcccagaagaaaggcggggtcatggcgaaggaatggtggaagtcgcggagcaacgagcagaccatcgaggacctcgtcgccatgggagtgctccacaacaaggcacttgcgggatggcgtgcaccggaaggagaaagcttccccgatccacaaccaggtgagattgtggtctttgaagatttcttcaaaaggggttttgggattccagtgcaccctttccttcagggtctctgtttgtactacgagattgggatttgcaatctgcatcccaactcgattcttcttgtctccaccttcatccatctctgcgaggcttatggcggcttccagccccatttcgacctctttcgccacctattctgtcttcggaagaaagggagcggtggctcgaagatcgccggaggcgtttacctgaacctgcgcgacggcatgaaggctcaatacctgcactgcccctggaacacctcgttggacgagtggtacaagaagtggttctacatccgtgaagagccgaacaccatcactttgtgcgatgtgggcttgattccagagaagaaaggcagctggtcggagaggcccgagaacttggagcagatcgccgaactgctcgggatgatcccctggggaaggcttgatggcccgagtgttgtcggcaacttcatcagtcgaagaattcagccttgccagaaaaggattcaccctggcttcgagtaccaaggaggcgctgatccgacgaggaccagaaaggagccgctcgacaagatggagatcaaggccaggattggagagctattcaacctggccgatcccaattatgttgcactgaacgccattgaacacgccttcaagctggctcgccctcccccaaag tacgatggccgtgaccgggcaggagtgtttgtgtcgcctccccccggtgtagagtggccgcaagctactgggccaaccgcccagaccagcgccaggaccgacggagTTCACTGGGCtgtactcgagaccgtagaggacgcctcgaccagagccgccggcaagcgtccggctgccagcaaacgtcgccaagccatcatctcccagtcggacgatgaagcagaggatgcggacatcttccggctcgtcccccgaaagaggagaaggcaggtggggccgtcggagcagggtggctcctctgtgcctgcagtggtcacagcaccgaccacagcaacacagagcacagacgaagagaacatgccgcttcatcctccgacgcccgtaccggaggttggacaagtcccggtggaaactgccgagcaagcagagcaggggcggtcgaggaggcgttccttcgccacatccttccgcaagtcaaaact atccgcgtccaccgaaagccccgaccagctagctgggtgcagaACGTCCCCTCCaaaaacggcgggacaaactgctcagcaaccggccgcggaggagcccatggcagggactctgcctggggctcagcaggcggacgaccagacgccagtccccgagcagaatacaagtgctccgagcacaaaccctgatgaggcggataccacagcgtcacgggagctggatctagccgaggagcagcagccagaagttgcccgaaACAAGGGTGccaacgcgacggctcgtgggaaagccgtgatggtcgtggagtctgcaaactccgGACCACCGCCTCCTCCCGAactggaggctgaagaggatgaagtggaagaagtcctgggccgtccccaagatagacgacaacatgtatatgtgtcgcgctatcggaacgacgaatgggtcatgcacgaggagatcccagaggccgaagaaaccttaagagttgaacgagcggccaaacgcctggtgactgaagtccag gacgtgatgaaaactgcaaggtaccgaaaaaggtgcttcgaccagatagaagtagtcatgaagaccaataaggagctgacggctgaagtggaacgcctacggcgccaacttgaagccaccgaccaggagaggacaaatcaagaagcacagaaccagaacctggtcgggcAGCTCAAAAACAcagagcaggagaaaacag gtttagaagctgaagtgacccgcctccagggggagaacagacgcgcgcttgcagaatgtggtcgcctgaaggaggacaacgagaaactggcacgccgccagtcggaactccaagaccacactaacaaaatgaaggacgacctgaaaa ttttaaaagtcaatgccaagaggcaccttgaggccgtgatcaaggagcgtgacgactggaaagcacaatgccttaaggccgccgaggagcgggacacgtggagcaagcggtgccaagaaatggcgactggcattgtgcccgtcctcgaccttatcgacccggcgctcacagaggaagagctaaggacgcctcagctcggactggtcgagagatgcaagcaagcatggggatggttccaagacttcgtgaaggaggcgggtgagtacacgggtgcccatgtgctaagcatggttcgtgctcactaccccctgatcgatctccaacgcttggaggctgggtacccgaaggagatagacccagaccaggccgaagagcttcggactacccagctggacttgtcgtcaaagataatcggcgatattaacctgtgcggaggtgggacagcacctgtgcagggtatgccatcgacaagccagctggaaatgccatcagctacaagccaaccaacagagcctgcggtctcgaccagccaggcaccggtgaggccatccccttcagcttga